One window of the Hyperolius riggenbachi isolate aHypRig1 chromosome 5, aHypRig1.pri, whole genome shotgun sequence genome contains the following:
- the LOC137519265 gene encoding E3 ubiquitin/ISG15 ligase TRIM25-like — MSDREIRLMASADLSEELECPICLAIYTDPVSLRCGHNFCRVCIDRVLDSQEGSAGYFCPECRKRFKERPGLQTNIALRNIAERFLSTQPDQEASGVHCTYCIHSPVPAVMSCLHCDASMCDNHLRVHSKAPEHVLCAPTTSPETRKCSVHKEILKYYCTEDAACVCVSCCVFGGHVGHKVMSLQEASEEKKKKLRNDLQTLMAEKEEAEKRVQSLEEGRRKAQEKAAGETERVTALFSDLRRRLEELEKRVLSDITRQAEMMSQSYDDIIRRLEIKEELSRKMRHIEELCNMTDPLTVLQESHTGDLCDTEDRHDKQLHDGRDLDVAGISHTLHTGLADILSGVIVQKHKDTQAMPPLSRPRPQPSPTAQHTQRQAGGTHIGAAQQTSGLPVYADILLDVNTASNWLHISDDRKTASWSPTVQNRPVTPERFYYPQVLSSRSFSSGRHYWEVDVGRSDSWRVGMCYPSMARRGEQSLIGENNKSWGLYRGDDLYLVIHDREEIELPDGIPSDRVRIYLDYEAGQVSFYALCDPIRHLHTFTATFTEPLHAGLCVWEGCIKISGGSQGK, encoded by the exons ATGAGTGATCGGGAGATCCGGC TGATGGCGTCTGCTGATCTGAGCGAGGAGCTGGAGTGTCCCATCTGTCTGGCcatttatacagatcctgtaagcctgagatgtggtcacaacttctgccgggTCTGTATTGATCGTGTGCTGGACTCACAGGAGGGGTCTGCAGGTTATTTCTGTCCTGAATGTAGAAAGAGGTTCAAGGAGCGGCCTGGATTGCAGACAAACATCGCTCTGAGGAACATAGCAGAGCGTTTCCTGTCTACTCAGCCAGATCAGGAGGCATCCGGAGTCCACTGTACTTACTGTATCCATTCTCCTGTACCTGCTGTTATGTCCTGTCTGCACTGTGACGCTTCTATGTGTGATAATcacctgagagtccacagcaaggcaccagaacacgtcttatgtgcccccaccacctccccggagaccaggaaatgctccgtccataagGAAATACTgaagtattactgcactgaggacgctgcctgtgtctgtgtgtcctgctgtgtgtTCGGGGGACATGTAGGACATAAGGTGATGTCACTGCAGGAGGCCtctgaggagaagaagaagaagctgagaAATGATCTGCAGACACTGATGGCAGAGAAAGAGGAGGctgagaaaagagtccagagtctggaggaaggcaggagaaaagcacaagaaaaagcagCTGGTGAGACAGAGAGAGTCACTGCCCTGTTTAGTGATCTCAGGAGACGGCTGGAGGAGCTGGAGAAGAGAGTCCTGAGTGACATCACaaggcaggcagagatgatgtCACAATCCTATGATGACATCATCAGACGGCTGGAGATAAaggaggagctgtccaggaagatgcgtcacattgaggagctgtgtaacatgactgatccactgactgtcttacaggaatcacacacaggtgacttgtgtgacacggaggacagacatgataagcagctccatgatggaagggatctggatgtggccggcatctcacatacattacacacaggactggCTGATATCCTGTCTGGAGTAATTGTGCAGAAACATAAAGACACACAGGCCATGCCCCCACtatccaggccacgcccccaaccctcCCCCACCGCACAACACACACAGCGCCAGGCTGGGGGGACACATATTGGGGCTGCACAGCAAacatcagggctgccagtgtatgcagacatattactggatgtaaacacagctaGTAATTGGCTACATATATCAGATgacaggaaaactgcatcctGGTCACCTACAGTGCAGAACCGCCCAGTAACACCAGAGAGATTTTACTATCCTCAGGTGTTGAGCAGCCggagtttctcctcagggcgacattactgggaagtggatgttgggaGATCAGACAGCTGGAGAGTtgggatgtgttaccccagtatggcCAGGAGGGGAGAGCAGTCACTGATTGGAGAGAATAACAAGTCCTGGGGTTTGTACAGGGGGGATGATCTGTACTTAGTGATACATGACAGGGAAGAGATTGAGTTACCTGATGGGATCCCCAGTGATAGAGTCaggatatatctggattatgaggctgGGCAGGtctccttttatgccctgtgtgaccccatcagacacctccacaccttcactgccaccttcactgagcccctccatgctgggCTATGTGTATGGGAAGGTTGTATAAAGATATCTGGGGGGAGTCAGGGGAAGTGA